The Tumebacillus amylolyticus genome window below encodes:
- a CDS encoding 2-oxoacid:acceptor oxidoreductase subunit alpha, translated as MSKDLGWKVGGAQGEGIESTGDIFALSLFRLGYYVSTYRHFMSLIKGGHTNGKVRVTTENKGHHGDDLHILLAFDQETINFNFHELVDGGFLIYDTSIKNVEVPENDKVNIVPVPLTDIAKEAGSTIMKNMVSIGATAAIIGLTPDDFRSVLTDRFGSKGDDVVESNIQAMQKGYDYYKANFSNHIELPARPALRPERLFISGNEATSIGAIAGGARFLSQYPITPATEVMYQMVKNFPKLGGAVVQAEDEIAAVMMAIGANYTGARALTATSGPGFSLMMEALGLSGISETPLVIIDVMRAGPSTGLPTKTEQSDLYTIMYGSHGEIPRIVLTPRNVEEVFYFTKEAFNLAEKYQCPVIVATDLFMGMNKWTVESLDFDKLQNNRGNFASQEYLDSLEKGEYKRFDVTAENGISVRTIPGMKNGRFVAMGNESDEVGVEMEEAELRVKQMDKRAKKLVGFDDIVGASYVGAENAELLLVDFGSTSGIQREVYEALVEEGVSVGHLSLARVLPFPTADVAPYINAAKKILVTELNSTGQLAQQLKQFVGGHEKFESFLKYSGDPLLVREVLAKAKDVAASLKKEVTL; from the coding sequence GTGAGTAAAGACCTTGGTTGGAAAGTAGGCGGGGCGCAAGGCGAAGGCATCGAGTCTACCGGTGATATCTTTGCACTGTCTCTCTTCCGTCTCGGCTATTATGTTTCCACGTATCGTCACTTCATGTCCTTGATCAAGGGCGGCCACACGAATGGTAAAGTTCGTGTTACCACCGAGAACAAAGGTCACCACGGCGACGACCTGCACATCCTGCTGGCGTTTGACCAAGAGACGATCAACTTCAACTTCCACGAACTCGTGGACGGCGGTTTCTTGATTTACGATACCTCCATCAAGAACGTCGAAGTTCCGGAGAACGACAAAGTCAACATCGTTCCGGTTCCGTTGACCGACATCGCGAAGGAAGCCGGTTCTACGATTATGAAGAACATGGTTTCCATCGGTGCAACCGCAGCGATCATCGGCCTGACCCCGGACGACTTCCGTTCCGTTCTGACCGACCGTTTCGGTTCCAAAGGCGATGACGTCGTAGAGTCCAACATCCAAGCGATGCAAAAGGGCTACGACTACTACAAAGCCAACTTCAGCAACCATATCGAACTCCCGGCTCGTCCGGCTCTGCGTCCGGAGCGTCTGTTCATCTCCGGTAACGAAGCGACTTCGATCGGTGCAATCGCAGGCGGCGCTCGCTTCCTGTCGCAATACCCGATCACTCCGGCAACCGAAGTTATGTACCAAATGGTCAAAAACTTCCCGAAACTGGGCGGCGCTGTCGTCCAAGCGGAAGACGAAATCGCAGCCGTCATGATGGCAATCGGTGCGAACTACACCGGTGCGCGCGCGCTGACCGCTACCTCGGGTCCGGGCTTCTCTCTGATGATGGAAGCACTCGGTCTCTCCGGGATCTCGGAAACTCCGCTCGTCATCATCGACGTTATGCGTGCAGGTCCGTCCACGGGCCTTCCGACCAAAACCGAACAGTCCGACTTGTACACGATCATGTACGGTTCGCACGGTGAAATCCCGCGTATCGTCCTGACCCCGCGCAACGTCGAAGAAGTGTTCTACTTCACCAAGGAAGCGTTCAACCTGGCTGAGAAGTACCAATGCCCGGTTATCGTCGCAACCGACCTGTTCATGGGGATGAACAAATGGACCGTCGAATCTCTCGACTTCGACAAGCTCCAAAACAACCGTGGCAACTTTGCGTCCCAAGAATACCTCGACTCCCTTGAGAAGGGCGAGTACAAGCGTTTCGACGTGACCGCAGAGAACGGCATCTCCGTTCGTACCATCCCGGGCATGAAAAACGGCCGTTTCGTTGCCATGGGTAACGAATCCGACGAAGTCGGCGTGGAAATGGAAGAAGCAGAACTGCGCGTCAAGCAAATGGATAAGCGTGCGAAGAAACTCGTAGGCTTCGACGATATCGTCGGCGCTTCCTACGTAGGTGCTGAGAACGCTGAACTGCTGCTCGTGGACTTCGGTTCCACTTCCGGCATCCAACGCGAAGTATACGAGGCACTGGTAGAGGAAGGCGTTTCGGTCGGCCATCTGTCCCTGGCACGCGTGCTTCCGTTCCCGACTGCTGATGTGGCTCCGTACATCAACGCAGCGAAGAAAATCCTCGTAACCGAACTCAACTCCACCGGTCAGCTGGCTCAACAGCTGAAGCAATTCGTCGGCGGTCACGAGAAGTTTGAATCCTTCCTGAAATACAGCGGCGACCCGCTTCTGGTCCGCGAAGTTCTGGCCAAAGCGAAGGACGTTGCAGCAAGCTTGAAAAAAGAGGTGACGCTCTAA
- a CDS encoding DMT family transporter: MNRWRGFAMVLIGGAFWGLSGTVAQKLFVEEGFTPEFLVCLRMLVAGILLLLIALIGERREQVLGVWKDTGSRVRLIVFGIIGMLGVQYTYFVAIEEGNAATATLLQYLSPLLVVIYQAWVNSRMPSGREGLAVMTALVGTLLLVTNGSWHNLSISTAAVVWGLLSAVGLAFNTIYPSELQRKWDSTVIVGWAMVIGSIALAVINQPWNATGMHWSWVSVAEVVFVVLFGTLIAFYLFVDSLRYLTSTEASLLSIIEPLVAVLASVVWLKVPFGFYEGVGAVCILLTVTILSLGRK; the protein is encoded by the coding sequence TTGAATCGGTGGAGAGGGTTTGCAATGGTTTTGATAGGCGGCGCGTTCTGGGGGTTGTCCGGCACGGTGGCGCAGAAGTTGTTCGTGGAGGAAGGGTTCACGCCGGAGTTCTTGGTTTGCTTGCGGATGCTGGTGGCCGGGATTCTTTTGTTGCTGATTGCTCTGATTGGCGAGCGACGGGAACAAGTGCTCGGGGTCTGGAAAGATACTGGATCACGCGTGCGGTTGATCGTGTTTGGGATTATCGGGATGCTTGGGGTGCAGTATACCTACTTTGTCGCGATCGAAGAGGGCAATGCGGCGACGGCTACGTTGTTGCAATATTTGTCGCCGTTGCTGGTTGTGATCTATCAAGCGTGGGTGAACTCCCGGATGCCGAGCGGTCGAGAAGGATTGGCTGTGATGACGGCGCTGGTGGGGACGTTGCTTTTGGTCACGAACGGTTCTTGGCATAACCTCTCGATTTCGACCGCTGCGGTTGTTTGGGGTTTGTTGTCGGCGGTTGGGTTGGCGTTTAATACGATCTATCCGTCGGAGCTACAGCGCAAGTGGGATTCAACTGTGATTGTAGGTTGGGCGATGGTGATCGGCAGTATTGCTCTGGCGGTGATCAATCAGCCTTGGAATGCCACGGGGATGCACTGGTCGTGGGTGAGTGTCGCAGAGGTTGTTTTTGTGGTCTTGTTCGGGACGTTGATTGCGTTCTATTTATTTGTAGATAGTCTGCGTTATTTGACGTCGACGGAAGCATCGCTGCTGTCGATCATCGAGCCGTTGGTAGCTGTCTTGGCATCGGTTGTGTGGTTGAAGGTGCCGTTTGGTTTTTACGAGGGAGTCGGTGCTGTCTGCATTCTGCTTACGGTGACGATTCTGTCGTTGGGTCGAAAATAG
- a CDS encoding 2-oxoacid:ferredoxin oxidoreductase subunit beta, whose product MATLADFRAEKPNWCPGCGDFTVLAALQKAAANIGLEPEDMVTVSGVGCSGKISQYMGSYGFHSLHGRSIPVATAVKLSNTDLTVVAAGGDGDGYGIGIGHFIHALRRNIDITYIVMDNHIYGLTTGQTSPTSDKGTKTKTAPDGSTDEPVHPLQMAIMAGCGYVAQGYSGNLKQLTELIEGGMKHKGFSLINIYSPCVTFNKVNTYDFYKQTLVNVDEDPSYDKTDRFAAIKKIEECDEHLTGLLYHSTEKLPYHEANSNFPSTPVVKADINLDQENWGKLIAQFK is encoded by the coding sequence ATGGCAACATTGGCAGATTTCCGTGCGGAAAAACCGAACTGGTGCCCGGGTTGCGGCGACTTCACCGTCCTCGCAGCACTGCAAAAGGCAGCAGCAAACATCGGTCTCGAGCCGGAGGATATGGTAACTGTTTCTGGTGTTGGTTGCTCGGGTAAGATCTCGCAATACATGGGTTCCTACGGCTTCCACTCCCTGCATGGCCGCTCCATTCCGGTTGCGACTGCAGTGAAGCTCTCCAACACTGACCTGACCGTTGTCGCAGCAGGCGGCGACGGCGATGGCTACGGCATCGGGATTGGCCACTTCATCCACGCTCTGCGCCGTAACATCGACATCACGTACATCGTCATGGACAACCACATCTACGGTCTGACCACCGGTCAAACGTCCCCGACCTCTGACAAAGGGACCAAGACCAAGACCGCTCCGGATGGTTCCACCGACGAGCCGGTTCACCCGCTGCAAATGGCGATCATGGCTGGTTGCGGTTACGTTGCACAAGGCTACTCCGGTAACCTCAAGCAACTGACCGAGCTGATCGAAGGCGGCATGAAGCACAAAGGCTTCTCGCTGATCAACATCTACTCGCCGTGCGTCACCTTCAACAAAGTCAACACCTACGACTTCTACAAGCAAACCTTGGTCAACGTAGACGAAGATCCGTCCTACGACAAGACCGACCGTTTCGCTGCGATCAAGAAGATCGAAGAGTGCGACGAGCACCTCACCGGCTTGCTGTACCACAGCACCGAGAAGCTCCCGTACCACGAAGCAAACTCCAACTTCCCGTCTACTCCGGTTGTCAAGGCTGACATCAACCTCGACCAAGAGAACTGGGGCAAACTGATCGCGCAATTCAAGTAA